A window of Gloeomargarita sp. SKYB120 contains these coding sequences:
- the infA gene encoding translation initiation factor IF-1 has translation MSKQDLIEMEGTVTESLPNAMFRVDLDNGFNVLAHISGKIRRNYIKILPGDRVKVELTPYDLTKGRITFRLKKK, from the coding sequence TTGTCTAAACAGGACCTGATTGAAATGGAAGGGACAGTGACCGAGTCCTTGCCCAACGCCATGTTCCGGGTGGACTTGGACAATGGCTTCAACGTGCTGGCCCACATCTCCGGCAAAATCCGGCGCAACTACATCAAAATCTTGCCAGGCGACCGGGTGAAAGTGGAATTGACCCCCTACGACTTGACCAAGGGCCGCATCACCTTCCGCCTGAAGAAAAAATAG
- the rpmJ gene encoding 50S ribosomal protein L36: MKVRASVRRMCEKCRVIRRRGRVTVICSNPKHKQRQG, from the coding sequence ATGAAGGTGCGGGCTTCGGTCCGGCGGATGTGTGAAAAATGTCGGGTGATTCGCCGGAGGGGGCGGGTCACGGTCATCTGCAGCAACCCCAAGCACAAGCAGCGGCAAGGTTAG
- the rpsM gene encoding 30S ribosomal protein S13 has protein sequence MARIAGVDIPREKRVEVALTYIYGIGLTRSRQILAATGINPDTRVKDLTDQQVAALREYIERNYQVEGDLRRVEAMNIKRLMDIGCYRGRRHRLGLPVRGQRTRTNARTRKGVRKTVPGKKKATAKK, from the coding sequence GTGGCACGGATTGCAGGTGTGGACATTCCCCGCGAGAAGCGGGTTGAGGTGGCCCTGACTTACATCTACGGGATTGGGCTGACCCGGTCGCGGCAGATCTTAGCGGCGACAGGGATTAACCCGGACACCCGGGTCAAAGACCTGACGGACCAACAGGTGGCAGCGCTGCGGGAGTACATTGAGCGAAACTACCAGGTGGAAGGGGACCTGCGCCGGGTCGAGGCCATGAATATCAAGCGGCTGATGGATATTGGCTGCTACCGAGGTCGGCGGCATCGGCTAGGGTTGCCTGTGCGCGGTCAACGCACCCGCACCAATGCCCGCACTCGCAAGGGGGTGCGCAAAACCGTGCCCGGTAAGAAGAAGGCGACGGCGAAGAAGTAG
- the rpsK gene encoding 30S ribosomal protein S11, producing MAPQKKGGARKQKKNVPNGIAHIQSTFNNTIVTITDPKGDVIAWSSAGASGFKGAKKGTPFAAQVASENAARQAMEHGMRQVEVMVSGPGSGRETAIRALQAAGLEITLIRDVTPIPHNGCRPPKRRRV from the coding sequence ATGGCACCGCAGAAAAAAGGGGGCGCTCGCAAGCAGAAAAAAAATGTACCCAATGGGATTGCCCACATTCAGTCCACCTTTAACAACACCATCGTGACGATTACCGACCCCAAGGGAGATGTGATCGCCTGGTCGTCAGCCGGGGCCAGCGGGTTTAAGGGGGCTAAAAAGGGAACGCCCTTTGCCGCCCAGGTGGCCAGCGAAAATGCGGCGCGGCAGGCGATGGAACATGGGATGCGGCAGGTGGAGGTGATGGTGTCCGGACCAGGTTCGGGACGGGAAACGGCGATCCGGGCCTTACAGGCGGCGGGTTTGGAAATTACCCTGATTCGGGATGTGACGCCGATTCCCCACAACGGTTGTCGTCCCCCCAAGCGGCGGCGGGTATAG
- a CDS encoding DNA-directed RNA polymerase subunit alpha, producing the protein MAQFKVEVVETSGQQQYGRFVLEPLHQGQGTTVGNALRRVLLGDLEGAAITAVHIEGVTHEFSTVPGLREDVLELMLNLKEVVLRSHSPERQLGRLERVQGPMIITAGHLKLPPEVEVVHPTQYIATLAEGHTLEMEFYVERGRGYRLQDGSRKDNTSVDFLQIDAVFMPVRRVNWQVEEFRGEDGFLKDRLILEVTTDGSISPKEAVSQAAHILVDLFAPLRTITGLEPVDSGQTSEEDKIGQIPIEELQLSVRAYNCLKRAQIHTVADLLNYSQEELLEIKNFGQKSAEEVIEALQNRLGIVLPKEKA; encoded by the coding sequence ATGGCGCAGTTCAAAGTGGAAGTTGTCGAAACGTCAGGGCAACAGCAGTACGGGCGTTTCGTCCTGGAACCACTACACCAAGGTCAAGGCACAACGGTTGGCAACGCTTTGCGGCGAGTGCTTTTGGGAGACCTCGAGGGCGCAGCCATTACGGCGGTGCATATCGAGGGAGTCACCCACGAGTTTTCTACCGTGCCAGGGCTGCGGGAGGACGTGCTGGAGTTGATGCTGAATCTCAAGGAGGTGGTGCTGCGCAGCCACAGCCCGGAGCGGCAACTGGGACGCCTGGAGCGGGTACAGGGGCCGATGATCATCACGGCGGGGCATTTGAAATTGCCGCCGGAGGTGGAGGTAGTGCATCCCACGCAGTACATTGCAACCCTGGCGGAGGGTCACACCCTGGAGATGGAGTTTTATGTGGAGCGGGGGCGCGGCTATCGCCTGCAGGACGGTAGCCGTAAGGACAACACGTCGGTGGACTTTCTCCAGATTGATGCGGTGTTTATGCCGGTGCGGCGGGTGAACTGGCAGGTGGAAGAGTTCCGCGGGGAAGATGGCTTCCTGAAAGACCGGCTGATCCTGGAGGTCACCACAGACGGGAGTATCAGCCCCAAGGAGGCGGTGAGTCAAGCGGCGCATATCCTAGTGGACTTATTCGCTCCTTTGCGCACCATTACCGGATTAGAACCGGTTGACAGCGGCCAGACCTCCGAGGAGGACAAAATTGGCCAAATTCCCATCGAAGAACTGCAACTGTCGGTGCGGGCTTACAACTGCCTGAAACGGGCGCAGATTCACACGGTGGCCGATTTGCTCAACTACAGCCAGGAGGAGCTGCTGGAGATCAAAAACTTTGGCCAGAAGTCGGCGGAAGAGGTGATCGAGGCGCTGCAAAACCGCTTGGGCATTGTGTTACCCAAAGAAAAGGCGTAA
- the rplQ gene encoding 50S ribosomal protein L17, with amino-acid sequence MRHGKRIPRLSKPADQRKALLRALTTALLRHGRITTTKARARAVRAQVDRMITLAKDGSLAARRRALGYIYDKQLVHALFAEAPERYGNRPGGYTRIIRTIPRRGDNAEMAIIELV; translated from the coding sequence ATGCGGCATGGCAAACGCATTCCCCGGCTGAGTAAACCGGCAGACCAGCGCAAGGCCCTCCTGCGGGCCTTAACGACGGCGTTGCTCCGTCATGGGCGCATCACCACCACTAAGGCGCGAGCCAGAGCCGTGCGGGCGCAGGTGGACCGGATGATTACCTTGGCCAAGGACGGGTCCCTGGCGGCGCGGCGGCGGGCTTTGGGGTACATCTACGACAAACAACTAGTCCACGCTCTGTTTGCGGAGGCTCCCGAACGCTATGGCAACCGGCCTGGAGGGTACACCCGCATCATCCGCACCATCCCCCGTCGAGGCGACAACGCAGAGATGGCGATTATTGAGCTGGTTTAG
- the truA gene encoding tRNA pseudouridine(38-40) synthase TruA, protein MPRVALLLQYVGTHFHGWQSQPGQRTVQGVLEETIAQITGQPAQVIGAGRTDTGVHAAGQVAHFDAPAWIPPERWAVILNARLPDDVLVRASVPVPAQWHARFSARWRRYRYCLYTERQNNLFTAPFCWHYYYAPLDVDRMRAALEPLVGHWELTAFHRSNSGRDHSWVEVQDVACWRQDAWVYIEVQANAFLYGMMRLLVGMLVEVGRGWRSVGEFTALWQQQRREEVKYAAPARGLTLLRVGYDDPYLFPPSLVETAMPLWETQPVARVIMK, encoded by the coding sequence TTGCCTAGGGTTGCGCTCCTGCTGCAGTACGTCGGCACGCATTTCCACGGCTGGCAGTCCCAACCGGGCCAACGCACGGTGCAGGGAGTTTTAGAGGAAACAATTGCTCAAATTACGGGACAACCCGCCCAGGTCATCGGCGCCGGGCGGACAGACACAGGGGTGCATGCGGCGGGTCAGGTTGCTCATTTTGATGCGCCGGCTTGGATCCCCCCGGAACGCTGGGCGGTGATACTCAACGCACGGTTGCCGGACGATGTGCTGGTGCGGGCCAGTGTACCGGTGCCGGCGCAGTGGCATGCCCGGTTTTCCGCCCGCTGGCGGCGGTATCGCTATTGCCTGTACACCGAACGGCAGAACAATCTATTTACTGCGCCCTTTTGCTGGCATTACTACTATGCGCCGTTGGACGTGGACCGGATGCGGGCGGCCCTGGAACCGCTAGTGGGCCACTGGGAACTGACAGCCTTTCACCGCAGCAATTCGGGGCGCGACCACTCCTGGGTGGAGGTGCAGGACGTGGCCTGCTGGCGGCAAGATGCCTGGGTCTATATCGAGGTGCAGGCCAATGCCTTTTTGTATGGGATGATGCGGTTATTGGTGGGGATGCTGGTGGAGGTAGGCCGGGGCTGGCGGTCTGTTGGCGAATTTACGGCCCTGTGGCAACAGCAACGGCGGGAGGAAGTGAAGTACGCTGCGCCGGCACGGGGGTTGACTCTGTTGCGGGTCGGTTACGATGATCCCTATCTGTTTCCCCCATCGCTTGTGGAAACCGCCATGCCCCTGTGGGAGACCCAGCCGGTTGCCCGTGTTATCATGAAGTAA